In one window of Bacteriovorax sp. BAL6_X DNA:
- a CDS encoding arsenate reductase family protein → MKIYGIKNCDTVKKALKYLEAKGATYEFIDYKKTPPTKDDLKRWDEAFGELPANKRGPTFRKIKEEFEGATKAKQISLLIENSSAIKRPILEKGKKTLRGFSQEEWDQLF, encoded by the coding sequence ATGAAAATTTACGGAATTAAAAACTGTGATACTGTAAAGAAAGCTCTTAAGTACCTTGAAGCGAAAGGTGCAACTTATGAGTTCATTGATTATAAGAAAACACCACCAACAAAAGATGATCTAAAGAGATGGGATGAGGCTTTTGGTGAGCTTCCTGCAAATAAGCGCGGTCCAACTTTTAGAAAGATTAAAGAAGAATTTGAAGGTGCGACAAAAGCAAAACAAATCTCTCTTTTAATTGAGAACTCATCTGCAATCAAAAGACCTATTCTTGAAAAAGGGAAGAAGACTCTTAGAGGTTTCTCTCAAGAAGAGTGGGATCAGTTATTCTAA